The Pirellulales bacterium genomic interval ACAGGTGACCTCAGCGGCGATGGCGCCAAGGAATGGCTGATTGCGGGCCCGGATGGCTCAATCCATATTCTCGCCGCCGACGGAAAGCCGGTCGATTCATTCAATACAGGCTCCTCGTTGGCTGGTCTGGCCGCCGGCAAATTCGGCGACCAGCGATTGCTGCTCATTTCTAAAGTGTTCGATAAGCCCCAGGGCGACGCTAAAGGCGCGCTGGAGGCGTGGCAAATCGAACCGGCGACAAAATAAGATCTTTCCGAAAATCATCGGCTTGTGTCGCCTTCGCCGACTCCTGCACTTAGGGGCGAATCTTTGCTATCTTGAACAAAGTTCGTGCGAGGCAAATTTATGCCCCGCGCTTGTCCATCGCTCAAACGCCCAGCGATTGATTTTCGAGCTGCCAGGTTCTTTGTGGAGAAGCCGTATGCAAGTGTCTGATCAAAAAATGCTGAATTGGTGCCGCATGTTGTTAGGGGCCGAACCCGCTCCGCACAACACTTTGGGCGATTATTTGGGGGCCATTCCGCGGCTGAAAGCTTTGGAAAATGTACCCCGCGGAACCGTCGTCCTGGTGCGCGGCGATGTCGATGCCAAACCCGGCGCAAAAATTGGCGAGGGGGACGAACGGCTACGCTCCATGGTCAGTACGTTGAAGTTCGGCATCGAACAAGGATGGAAACAAATCGTATTTGGCCACATCGGGCGCAAGCCGGAGGGTTCGCTGAACAAAGTCGCGGCTCGGCTTGGAGAACTGCTTGGGAGAAAAGTGCCGCTGGTGAGTGACTGGCTCGACGAAGGAACCAACAAAATCACAACCGCCGTGGCGGATGCCGTTCGCAACAGCCAGCCTGGCGATGTTCTTGTGCTGGAAAACACGCGGCGCTACGTAATCGAGCGCGTGTTGTGGGATGCCACGCCCCACGATTTGCCTGGGTTGGCCCCGAAGTTGGCGTCACTGACCAATGAGTTCGCTACGAAAATCGCCACCGTGTATGTGAACGAAGCGTTGTCGGCGGGCAGCCTCGATAGTTCGTCTGCCATTATTCCGGCGGCGATGGACCGCGTGGCCTTGGGCAACTATGTGGGCGGCGAATTCGATGGCCCAATGCAGCGGTGCTTGAAAGCGTCGCTGGTCGTATTCAGCGGGCTGAAAACCGACAAGCTGGACGACCTGCAGGCGATGATCGACCGCGGCACGATTCGCTGGGTAATTACTGCCGGCTCGCTGGCGATGGCGCTAAAAAAAGCGGCCGCCGAAATCGACGGCAAGCAGTTTTGTCTGGGCGTGGCCGAAGACCCCGCTCATGCGGAGAAGCCGTATTTCATTGCGCGGGAGCGAATTGCCCAGGCCCGGGGGATGATCGAAGCGGGGCGCAAAAAGGGGATTCAATTTGTGCTACCGGTCGATTTCATTTTGCAGGACGGCAGGGCGTCGGAAACCATTGGTCCGGGCGATCAGCAGTTTGACGTCGGTCCAAAAACCAGCGAGTTTTTTGCTCAAAAAGTGGGAGCGTTCATCGCCACCGCAAAATCTTCAGCGGGCGCAAGCGATTCCAAACCGGTGGCTTTTCACAACGGCGTGTTCGGCATGTTCGAAGATCCGCGCTTCGAAGCCGGCACGAAGAATTTCATCGGCCAGCTCAAGCGGATGAAAGCTGCCGGCGTCGAGGTGTATGTCGGCGGCGGTGAAGGGGGCGCGGCCTTGGAAAAATATGGCCAGCCCGATTGGGTCACGCACTGCTTTACCGCCGGCGGCACCGTGCTGAATGCGCTGGGCAGTAACCCGGTGCCGTATTTGTTGGCGCTATCGATGGCGACGCGGTGAGCTGTGCGCCAGAAAGAATCTGTTAGGACGAGTTACTTCTTCTCATACAGCGGCTTGTTGTCGGTAAAGCTGTAGACGATAGTTTCTTTGTCCGCTACCGAGATCAAAAGGTCTCCGTATCCCTGCGAGTTCAGGGCCGCGGAAAACGCACCCTCAGGCGGAATTAGCGCTTCCATGCCGCTGTGATAGGAATGCCGGAAAACGCCCCCCGTGATCTGCCTGGCCATTTCGAAAACTCCCTTATCAGTGGACTGCTTGCCTTGTTCCAGCTTCAAAATCGAATCTGCATCTTTCGGATTGAAACGCAGCAATACCGAATGAAAACGGCCTTCGAATGTTTTGTCCTCGGAGGTGAAATGGAATTTGCCATCGCCAAACAGAACCAGACCTGTCATTCCAGGCTCGCACGAAATGGGAACCACGCTGATTCCATAGAATGTCAAGGGGTAGGCGGAGTTGCGGTACATTGCGCACCACATTTGGCCGCCGGCGGTTTGCTGTACAAACCACAGCCACGCGGTGATAATCGGTAGAGCATTCCAGGATCGAAGGGAAACATCTCTTGCCGAACTTGAAAGGTGACGCGTGCAAATCCGCTGTCCGCATTGCCATGTGCCGTTCGACTCGGTCGAGCAGGAATCGTGGGCGGACATTCTTTGCCCGGCGTGCGGGAGCAGTTTCAGCTTATCGGGCACCGACGCCACCTGCACGTATCGGCCTGGCGTGAAGGTGCTGGGGCATTTCGAGCTCCTACAACAAGTAGGGGTTGGCCGTTATGGCGCTGTCTGGAAAGCCCGCGATACACAACTACAGCGAACTGTCGCCATCAAAATTCCGCGGCAGAAAGACCTTGATCCGCAACAGACAGAGATGTTTCTGCGTGATGCCCGGGCCGCTGCCCAGTTAAAGCACCCACGCATTGCCGGCGTGCATGAAGTGGGGCGTGAAGACGACACGGTGTACATCGTCACCGACTTTATCGACGGCGCCAACCTGAACGAGTGGCTGACCGGGCAAAGGTTAACTTCACGCGAGTCGGCTGAATTGGTCGTGAAAATTGCCGAGGCGCTTCAGCACGCGCACCAGGCAGGCGTGGTGCACCGCGACCTGAAGCCGAGCAATATCATGCTGGATCAGGATAGCGAGCCGCACGTCATCGATTTCGGATTGGCGCGACGG includes:
- the pgk gene encoding phosphoglycerate kinase, with amino-acid sequence MQVSDQKMLNWCRMLLGAEPAPHNTLGDYLGAIPRLKALENVPRGTVVLVRGDVDAKPGAKIGEGDERLRSMVSTLKFGIEQGWKQIVFGHIGRKPEGSLNKVAARLGELLGRKVPLVSDWLDEGTNKITTAVADAVRNSQPGDVLVLENTRRYVIERVLWDATPHDLPGLAPKLASLTNEFATKIATVYVNEALSAGSLDSSSAIIPAAMDRVALGNYVGGEFDGPMQRCLKASLVVFSGLKTDKLDDLQAMIDRGTIRWVITAGSLAMALKKAAAEIDGKQFCLGVAEDPAHAEKPYFIARERIAQARGMIEAGRKKGIQFVLPVDFILQDGRASETIGPGDQQFDVGPKTSEFFAQKVGAFIATAKSSAGASDSKPVAFHNGVFGMFEDPRFEAGTKNFIGQLKRMKAAGVEVYVGGGEGGAALEKYGQPDWVTHCFTAGGTVLNALGSNPVPYLLALSMATR